A genomic stretch from Dissulfurispira thermophila includes:
- a CDS encoding CoB--CoM heterodisulfide reductase iron-sulfur subunit A family protein, whose protein sequence is MKVAVYFCNCGTNIKDKIDSEKVKMQMPSDIYFETIDFACSEDGKNQIEQSLRRNNIERVVISACSPREHENTFMKVLSNAGINPYLMQMVNAREQIAWVTEDVEKASQKASRYINAAIKRVMLQEPLQKRQIDMCPDVLVIGAGPAGLKAALSLAEAGRKVTVVEKTPVIGGMPVRYEELFPNMECGPCMLEPMMADVLHGEHAENIELLTLSEVVDVTGYYGNFIVKIKKSPRRIDTHQCIGCAECVAVCPESTKNEFNYGLNERKAIDFPFTGALPNAPFIDADVCLKLKGQDCNACVEACPLGEGIFIFDEQQETIERNVGAILVAIGSSLYDCRKIPNLGYGNYQDIYTSYEFERMLASNGPTGGEIKLLSGASPESIAIIHCVGSLDKKHNDYCSGICCSYAFKFNHMISKKLPDAKIYHLYKELVIPGKEGYSLYHHAMDNIKSTFIRYRNIEDIEVIAQNSKKFIRNKILPAEADSIQADMIILCPAIVSSPKSDVLSSILEADIDRYGFFEELHNRLDSTQSKIKGIYLAGTCQSPMDIQKAMNQAMAAAGYILSGLVTGRKLEIKPITAVIDSDRCSGCRICISVCPYNAISFDSEKEISVVNDVLCQGCGTCVAACPSGAVKGNHFTNEEIFAEIQEVLR, encoded by the coding sequence ATGAAAGTAGCCGTATATTTTTGCAATTGCGGTACGAATATCAAGGATAAGATTGACTCAGAGAAAGTAAAAATGCAGATGCCATCTGATATTTATTTTGAGACAATTGATTTTGCATGCTCTGAGGATGGTAAAAATCAGATAGAGCAGAGCCTGCGTAGAAACAATATAGAGAGGGTTGTTATCTCAGCATGTTCTCCAAGAGAGCATGAAAATACATTCATGAAGGTTTTATCAAATGCAGGCATTAATCCCTATCTTATGCAGATGGTAAATGCAAGGGAGCAGATAGCATGGGTAACTGAAGATGTGGAAAAGGCATCTCAAAAGGCATCACGATATATCAACGCTGCAATAAAAAGGGTAATGCTTCAGGAGCCTCTGCAAAAAAGACAAATAGACATGTGTCCTGATGTGCTTGTTATTGGTGCTGGTCCGGCAGGACTGAAGGCAGCATTAAGTCTTGCAGAGGCAGGCAGAAAGGTAACAGTAGTTGAAAAAACACCTGTTATCGGTGGCATGCCTGTAAGATACGAAGAACTCTTTCCAAATATGGAGTGCGGTCCCTGTATGCTTGAGCCGATGATGGCAGATGTGCTTCATGGGGAGCATGCCGAAAACATAGAACTCCTGACACTTTCAGAAGTCGTTGATGTCACAGGATATTACGGTAATTTTATTGTTAAGATTAAAAAATCACCAAGACGCATTGACACACATCAGTGCATAGGCTGTGCTGAGTGCGTAGCTGTTTGTCCTGAAAGTACAAAAAACGAGTTTAATTATGGATTAAATGAAAGAAAGGCTATAGATTTCCCATTTACAGGGGCACTTCCGAATGCGCCTTTTATTGATGCTGATGTCTGCCTTAAATTAAAGGGACAAGACTGCAACGCTTGCGTTGAAGCATGCCCACTTGGTGAAGGGATTTTCATATTTGACGAACAACAAGAGACGATAGAGAGAAATGTAGGCGCTATATTAGTGGCTATAGGCTCATCTCTGTATGATTGCCGAAAAATACCAAATCTTGGCTATGGCAATTATCAGGATATTTATACCTCTTATGAGTTTGAAAGGATGCTTGCTTCAAATGGTCCAACAGGCGGAGAAATCAAGCTATTGTCAGGTGCATCCCCTGAATCTATCGCAATAATTCATTGTGTTGGAAGCCTCGATAAAAAACATAATGATTACTGCTCTGGGATATGCTGCAGTTACGCATTTAAATTCAATCACATGATAAGCAAAAAACTGCCTGATGCAAAGATATACCATCTGTATAAAGAATTGGTCATACCGGGAAAAGAGGGTTATTCACTTTATCACCATGCCATGGATAACATTAAATCTACTTTCATCAGATACAGAAATATTGAGGATATAGAAGTTATTGCACAAAACAGCAAGAAATTTATCAGAAATAAGATATTGCCGGCAGAGGCAGACAGCATTCAGGCAGATATGATTATACTTTGTCCTGCGATAGTATCGTCCCCAAAATCTGATGTGCTAAGCAGCATACTGGAGGCAGATATAGACAGATATGGCTTTTTTGAAGAACTCCATAACAGGCTTGATTCTACGCAGAGTAAGATCAAAGGTATATATCTCGCAGGCACATGCCAGTCTCCAATGGATATACAAAAGGCAATGAATCAGGCAATGGCTGCTGCCGGCTATATTCTCTCAGGTCTCGTTACAGGTAGAAAGCTTGAAATAAAGCCTATTACAGCAGTTATAGATTCTGATAGATGTTCAGGATGTAGGATATGTATATCTGTATGCCCTTATAATGCCATATCATTTGATAGTGAAAAAGAAATATCAGTGGTAAATGATGTGCTATGTCAGGGGTGCGGCACATGTGTTGCAGCTTGTCCATCAGGGGCTGTTAAGGGCAATCACTTTACAAACGAAGAGATATTTGCAGAAATACAGGAGGTGCTACGATGA
- a CDS encoding hydrogenase maturation protease, with amino-acid sequence MKTVVIGLGNPILSDDSVGIKVAREIERFKIQNSKLKINIIEAYAGGLRLMDELIGYDRAIIIDAMVTGNVKPGSFKVLPLSSLVTTRNISCTHDTNILTAIEFGKMLGLKLPDDITIIGIEAKDVETFAEELTDDVHKAVTIVASKIVDEIIYKKGLCSEKCLDN; translated from the coding sequence ATGAAGACAGTTGTCATTGGTCTTGGTAATCCAATCTTGTCAGATGACAGCGTGGGGATTAAGGTAGCGAGGGAGATAGAAAGATTCAAGATTCAAAACTCAAAACTCAAAATTAACATTATAGAGGCTTATGCAGGTGGATTAAGGCTTATGGACGAACTGATAGGCTATGACAGGGCAATAATAATTGATGCCATGGTTACAGGCAATGTGAAGCCTGGAAGTTTTAAAGTGTTACCACTATCATCTCTTGTAACTACAAGAAACATAAGTTGTACGCATGACACAAACATTTTGACTGCAATTGAATTTGGCAAAATGCTTGGGCTTAAACTACCTGACGATATTACTATCATTGGCATAGAGGCAAAGGATGTAGAGACATTTGCAGAAGAATTGACAGACGATGTACATAAAGCAGTGACCATAGTGGCAAGTAAGATTGTTGATGAGATAATTTATAAAAAGGGGTTATGCAGTGAAAAATGCCTTGACAATTAA
- a CDS encoding Ni/Fe hydrogenase subunit alpha translates to MSANKRITIDPITRLEGHGKIEIFLNDEGDVANTYFQVPELRGFEQFCVGRLAEDMPVITNRICGVCPEAHHMASVKALDMLFAVEPPSAAKKIRELLYMAFYVTDHTTHFYALGGPDFIVGPDAPPSERNILGVIKKVGLDIGKQVIDCRARNHYVIKMLGGRGIHPAAGQPGGWSKPVTEEERKEIEQIAKDNIDFALFSLKAFDDIVLKNSNYLDLVTSDIYLHKTYYMGTVDEKNRVNFYDGMIRVVDPEGKEFVKYHPSEYYQHIAEHVESWTYLKYPYLKKVGWKGFVDGIDSGVYAASPLSRLNVSDSMATPLAQEHFEKMYETFGSKKINGRYQPIHHRLATHWARLIELLYAAEHMLELATDPEITSPEVRKIPEGIKGIGIGSVEAPRGTLTHHYESDERGVLTKVNMIVGTTNNYAPMTMSIKRAAEKLIQKGKIVEEGILNRIEMAFRLYDPCLSCATHSLPGKMPMIVNIRNQDGEVIRTFKRD, encoded by the coding sequence ATGAGTGCTAACAAAAGAATAACAATAGACCCTATTACAAGGCTTGAGGGTCATGGAAAGATTGAAATATTTTTAAATGACGAAGGTGATGTTGCAAACACATATTTTCAAGTCCCTGAATTAAGAGGGTTTGAACAATTCTGTGTCGGAAGGCTTGCAGAAGATATGCCTGTAATAACCAATAGAATTTGCGGTGTATGCCCCGAGGCACACCATATGGCGTCTGTAAAGGCGCTGGATATGCTATTTGCAGTAGAACCTCCGTCTGCAGCTAAAAAGATAAGAGAGCTTTTATATATGGCGTTTTATGTTACTGACCACACTACTCATTTTTATGCGCTTGGAGGGCCTGATTTTATCGTAGGACCCGATGCTCCGCCATCGGAGAGGAACATATTAGGCGTGATAAAAAAAGTAGGTCTGGATATAGGCAAGCAGGTTATTGACTGCAGGGCGCGCAACCATTATGTGATTAAAATGCTTGGCGGCAGGGGGATACATCCGGCGGCAGGACAACCTGGGGGCTGGAGCAAGCCTGTCACGGAGGAGGAGCGGAAAGAGATTGAACAGATTGCAAAGGACAATATAGACTTTGCACTCTTTAGTCTCAAGGCATTTGATGATATAGTGCTCAAGAATTCTAATTATCTTGATCTTGTGACATCAGACATCTACCTGCACAAGACTTATTACATGGGAACAGTTGATGAAAAAAACAGGGTTAATTTTTATGATGGAATGATTAGAGTTGTTGACCCTGAAGGTAAGGAGTTTGTCAAATATCATCCTTCTGAATATTATCAACATATCGCAGAGCATGTAGAGTCGTGGACTTACCTTAAATATCCATATCTTAAAAAAGTTGGCTGGAAAGGTTTTGTTGATGGTATTGATAGCGGTGTGTATGCTGCATCTCCACTGTCAAGGCTTAATGTTTCAGATAGCATGGCAACTCCATTGGCTCAGGAGCATTTTGAGAAGATGTATGAAACCTTTGGCTCCAAAAAGATTAACGGCAGGTACCAACCCATTCACCACAGATTAGCAACACATTGGGCGAGGTTGATAGAACTCTTGTATGCAGCAGAACATATGCTTGAGCTTGCAACTGATCCTGAGATAACATCACCTGAAGTAAGAAAGATACCAGAAGGCATCAAAGGTATAGGCATAGGCTCGGTTGAGGCGCCGAGGGGGACATTGACGCATCATTACGAATCTGATGAAAGAGGCGTGCTTACAAAGGTTAACATGATAGTAGGCACAACTAACAATTATGCGCCAATGACAATGTCAATAAAGAGAGCCGCAGAGAAACTGATTCAAAAAGGCAAGATTGTTGAAGAAGGAATACTGAATAGGATTGAGATGGCTTTTAGGCTGTACGACCCTTGTCTATCCTGTGCAACACATTCACTGCCCGGAAAGATGCCGATGATTGTGAATATAAGGAATCAGGATGGCGAAGTTATAAGGACATTTAAGAGGGATTGA
- a CDS encoding NADH:ubiquinone oxidoreductase translates to MLEKPKLSLYWAASCGGCEIAVTNLNEKILDVDANFDFMFCPCLLDTKYKDIEAMPDKSILITLFNGAIRTKENEEIAHLLRKKSRILIAFGSCSYEGCIPGLANLHTKEDILKTVYFDNPSIDNPSKIIPQPETNMPEGVLHIPDFYEDVKTLAQVTDVDYFIPGCPPEPEQIWNVISAVVEILKTGAALPSKGAVLGAGKSSVCDECERKKEDKKIKAFKRTYEFIPDKEQCLLEQGIICMGIATRDGCGALCPKVNMPCTGCYGPPEGVFDQGAKMVAALGSIIDIGEVKGLSEDEINKRIDAIIDTIPDFAGTFYKYSLPGSILKGRVR, encoded by the coding sequence ATGTTAGAGAAACCAAAACTATCTTTATACTGGGCAGCATCATGCGGAGGATGTGAAATTGCTGTTACAAATCTAAACGAAAAGATACTCGATGTTGATGCAAATTTTGATTTTATGTTCTGTCCATGTCTTCTGGATACAAAGTATAAAGACATAGAGGCTATGCCGGACAAGAGCATTTTAATCACCCTTTTTAACGGCGCTATAAGGACAAAAGAAAATGAGGAAATAGCTCATTTGTTGAGAAAAAAATCACGAATACTCATAGCATTTGGCTCATGTTCATATGAAGGCTGCATTCCCGGACTTGCCAACCTTCACACTAAAGAAGATATATTAAAGACCGTTTACTTTGATAATCCATCAATAGATAATCCATCTAAAATCATCCCACAGCCTGAAACAAATATGCCCGAAGGAGTTCTGCACATACCTGATTTTTATGAAGATGTCAAAACACTTGCACAGGTTACAGATGTTGACTATTTCATTCCTGGTTGTCCTCCCGAGCCTGAGCAGATATGGAATGTAATAAGCGCTGTTGTTGAAATATTAAAAACCGGCGCTGCACTGCCATCCAAAGGAGCAGTATTAGGGGCAGGCAAGTCGTCGGTATGCGATGAATGTGAAAGAAAGAAAGAAGACAAAAAGATAAAGGCATTTAAAAGGACCTATGAATTTATCCCTGACAAAGAGCAGTGCCTTTTAGAGCAAGGAATAATCTGTATGGGCATAGCTACAAGAGATGGCTGCGGGGCATTGTGTCCAAAGGTGAATATGCCTTGCACAGGCTGTTATGGCCCGCCTGAGGGAGTTTTTGATCAGGGTGCAAAAATGGTCGCAGCGCTCGGTTCAATTATTGATATAGGCGAAGTAAAAGGACTTTCTGAGGATGAGATCAATAAAAGGATTGATGCGATAATTGATACAATACCTGACTTTGCAGGGACATTTTATAAATATAGTCTGCCTGGCTCAATACTGAAAGGGAGGGTAAGATGA
- a CDS encoding methyl-accepting chemotaxis protein has translation MLSKLFSIGIKWKFAVGYIFMTISLSIPFIITLNTASNVVEKYETIIKTEDMQTRLNEASQIRNNFLSAKNTAIAITIIVFLLAIFASCFLLNLVFIRPIRHLDNFAKSLSKGDFSYKADVQFMDEIGSITQSLNIAFEGINNLLSSLIHYTNSLKNKDINGAEIAIKQISDECRDAGIFKCISELGSAVYLIAKDIKEIQDALIRTSNTLGEVLNLTGTLGASTQGQTAELSEATRAIEENSRVINNLTEIGLKAKDSVTVIADDINANASRMFNLSESINNIQDSTKKITSIITVIKDIAEQTNLLALNAAIEAARAGEQGRGFAVVADEVRKLAEKVSKATQDVVSIIKETEERVNAGTSAVGEIVDAEMHVGDEIAKLKDGIISLSSAVEEQSASMEQLSNSSQKVSEESVQISNATGELTEAVLKMVEHMDNAAGIVNSYKI, from the coding sequence ATGCTGTCAAAACTTTTTTCTATTGGGATAAAATGGAAATTTGCTGTCGGCTATATTTTTATGACCATATCGCTTTCAATCCCATTTATAATTACATTAAATACAGCATCAAATGTTGTTGAAAAATATGAGACAATCATTAAAACAGAAGATATGCAGACTCGTCTTAATGAGGCATCTCAGATTAGAAATAACTTTTTGTCTGCAAAAAACACAGCAATTGCTATAACTATCATAGTATTTTTGCTTGCAATTTTTGCCTCTTGTTTTTTGTTAAATCTTGTTTTTATTCGTCCAATAAGGCATCTTGATAATTTTGCAAAGTCATTGAGCAAAGGTGATTTTTCTTATAAGGCTGATGTACAATTTATGGATGAGATAGGCAGTATTACACAGAGCCTTAATATTGCATTTGAAGGTATTAATAATCTGCTTTCCTCTTTAATCCATTACACCAACAGCCTTAAAAACAAGGATATTAATGGAGCAGAGATAGCAATCAAACAGATAAGTGATGAATGCAGAGATGCCGGTATTTTTAAGTGCATTTCAGAGCTTGGCAGTGCAGTATATCTTATTGCCAAGGATATAAAGGAAATTCAGGATGCTCTTATACGCACATCAAACACACTGGGAGAAGTGCTTAATCTCACAGGAACATTGGGGGCTTCGACACAGGGGCAGACAGCGGAATTAAGCGAGGCAACAAGGGCAATTGAAGAAAACTCGAGGGTGATAAATAATCTGACGGAGATAGGACTAAAGGCAAAAGACAGCGTTACAGTAATTGCAGATGATATTAATGCAAATGCCTCCCGCATGTTTAATCTCTCTGAATCTATCAATAATATTCAAGACAGCACTAAAAAAATAACGAGTATCATAACAGTGATAAAAGATATTGCAGAGCAGACAAATCTTCTTGCCCTTAATGCAGCGATAGAGGCAGCAAGGGCTGGAGAACAGGGGCGGGGCTTTGCAGTAGTTGCTGATGAGGTGAGAAAGCTGGCAGAGAAGGTCTCAAAAGCGACTCAGGATGTGGTTAGTATCATCAAAGAGACAGAAGAAAGGGTCAATGCAGGCACAAGTGCAGTAGGTGAAATAGTAGATGCAGAGATGCATGTGGGTGATGAGATTGCAAAGCTCAAAGACGGCATTATAAGCCTTTCTTCTGCTGTTGAGGAGCAAAGCGCATCTATGGAGCAATTGAGCAATTCATCGCAGAAGGTGTCAGAGGAATCTGTGCAGATTTCCAATGCTACAGGTGAACTTACTGAGGCTGTTTTAAAGATGGTTGAGCATATGGATAATGCGGCAGGCATTGTTAATTCATATAAAATATGA
- a CDS encoding sigma-54-dependent Fis family transcriptional regulator has product MKSINFKKLILKRGRSSLMEIISSIDDSISIYDATGKKIIGSAGTKDERFPIRLDGETIAWISGGKASHIIANILSHLAEKERDIKCLAEETLNKYKELTMLYALNEKMAMSLELEKIGHVIIAEAVKMIKADNASIMLMDKNKGVLRILSALGKEYNPKVELKPDEGIAGYIFNSGKAEIVNKVESDKRFVAGANRIYSIMCAPLKVKDKIFGVINISSEKPYDYTASDLKFFTALASQAASAIEIAHLYDAEKRQKEMLERENINLTYNLRQKFSPARILGTSRQIRDILDKVEKIADIPINVLITGETGTGKELIAKAIHYNSSRFGKPFVVVNCSAVPEPIFESEMFGIEKGVATGVDKRMGKIEQANGGTLFLDEIGDMPLSCQAKMLRIIESQQLERLGSRESIPLNIRVIAATNKDLKKEVENGNFREDLFYRLNVMNFHIPPLRERREDIPLLINYFLDNCTRKFCKQQMRFSADAIKLLMQYNWPGNVRELENEIERAVALCVSDVVTIYDLSDNIRNQSKIAFMETEALLIDESEKAIINKALIEAKGNKSKAAKALGISREGLRKKMKRFGLK; this is encoded by the coding sequence ATGAAATCTATTAATTTTAAGAAACTTATTTTAAAACGAGGACGGTCTTCCTTGATGGAGATTATAAGTAGCATTGATGACTCCATCTCAATATATGATGCAACCGGTAAAAAAATTATAGGCAGTGCCGGGACAAAAGATGAAAGGTTTCCGATAAGATTAGACGGAGAAACGATTGCATGGATATCCGGTGGAAAGGCATCTCATATAATTGCGAATATATTAAGCCATCTTGCCGAAAAAGAGCGGGATATTAAGTGCCTTGCCGAAGAGACTCTTAATAAATATAAAGAGCTTACAATGTTGTATGCCCTTAATGAAAAAATGGCTATGTCTTTAGAACTTGAAAAAATAGGACATGTAATTATAGCCGAAGCCGTAAAAATGATTAAGGCAGACAATGCATCAATAATGCTGATGGATAAAAATAAGGGTGTATTGAGAATTCTATCTGCATTGGGAAAAGAATATAATCCAAAAGTAGAATTAAAACCGGACGAAGGAATTGCCGGATATATTTTTAATAGTGGAAAGGCTGAGATAGTCAATAAAGTGGAATCCGACAAAAGATTCGTTGCCGGAGCAAACAGGATATACTCGATTATGTGTGCACCGCTTAAAGTAAAAGATAAAATTTTTGGCGTCATTAATATCAGTTCAGAGAAGCCTTACGATTACACGGCATCGGATCTTAAATTTTTTACTGCTCTTGCATCTCAGGCAGCCTCAGCTATAGAGATAGCGCATCTTTATGATGCTGAAAAGAGACAGAAAGAAATGCTTGAGCGTGAAAATATTAATCTAACTTATAACCTTCGCCAAAAATTTTCACCCGCCAGAATACTTGGAACAAGCCGTCAGATAAGGGATATACTTGATAAGGTGGAAAAGATTGCTGATATTCCAATTAATGTTTTAATAACAGGAGAGACAGGCACTGGTAAAGAACTTATTGCAAAGGCAATACACTACAACAGCAGCCGTTTTGGCAAACCTTTTGTGGTGGTCAATTGCTCTGCTGTTCCAGAGCCTATTTTTGAGAGCGAGATGTTTGGCATAGAAAAGGGAGTTGCTACAGGTGTTGATAAGCGTATGGGTAAAATAGAGCAGGCAAACGGAGGCACATTGTTTCTTGATGAGATAGGAGATATGCCATTATCTTGTCAGGCAAAGATGCTGAGGATTATAGAAAGCCAACAGCTTGAAAGACTCGGTAGCAGAGAGAGCATACCTTTGAATATAAGAGTCATTGCAGCTACAAACAAGGATTTAAAAAAAGAAGTAGAAAACGGCAATTTTAGAGAAGATTTGTTTTACAGATTAAATGTGATGAATTTTCACATCCCTCCATTAAGAGAAAGAAGAGAGGATATACCCCTGCTTATCAATTATTTTTTAGACAATTGCACAAGAAAGTTTTGCAAACAGCAAATGCGATTTTCTGCCGATGCTATAAAGTTACTTATGCAGTATAATTGGCCCGGAAATGTTAGAGAGCTTGAAAACGAAATTGAAAGGGCTGTAGCGTTATGTGTAAGTGATGTTGTTACTATATACGACCTGTCAGATAACATAAGAAATCAGAGTAAAATCGCTTTTATGGAAACCGAAGCGCTCTTAATTGATGAGTCAGAAAAGGCCATTATCAATAAGGCATTAATAGAGGCTAAAGGCAATAAGTCTAAAGCTGCAAAGGCGCTTGGCATAAGCAGGGAGGGGCTGCGCAAGAAAATGAAACGATTTGGGCTAAAATAG
- a CDS encoding adenylyl-sulfate kinase, translating to MKGIVLWITGLPGSGKSTIADGIKDRFPDFVILRMDKLRKIVTPEPTYSEEEREIVYRCIVYMAKILSDLNHNVIIDATGNMRRWRELAREIIPNFAEIYLKCPLDICIKRETTRKKTRGAPKGIYKKGMAGWPIPGINVPYEEPLNPEITIQTDKTSVEEALSVIKSYIEKQG from the coding sequence ATGAAAGGTATTGTGCTGTGGATAACCGGTCTACCAGGAAGCGGCAAGAGTACTATTGCTGATGGAATAAAAGATCGTTTTCCAGATTTTGTAATTCTAAGAATGGACAAACTCAGGAAGATTGTTACGCCTGAGCCAACATATTCTGAAGAAGAAAGAGAGATAGTCTATCGTTGTATTGTTTATATGGCAAAAATCCTTTCAGATCTTAATCACAATGTTATTATTGACGCCACAGGAAACATGCGGAGATGGAGAGAGCTTGCAAGGGAGATCATCCCAAACTTTGCTGAAATTTATCTGAAGTGTCCTTTAGATATATGCATAAAAAGAGAAACGACTCGTAAAAAGACGCGGGGCGCACCAAAAGGCATATATAAAAAGGGCATGGCAGGCTGGCCTATACCGGGAATAAATGTGCCATATGAAGAGCCACTAAATCCTGAGATTACAATACAAACAGATAAGACCTCTGTTGAAGAGGCATTATCTGTAATTAAATCCTATATTGAAAAACAGGGGTAA
- a CDS encoding methyl-accepting chemotaxis protein: MQPSSDQTAHSMDRALSHVTEGVAFMETASESLGHIVNSVQKTADEIAQIAASVEEQSAASEEIARNIEDISHIAKKTQESTEHLKRIFDELNTLSQRLKMTIDEFKFE; this comes from the coding sequence ATGCAACCGTCTTCAGACCAGACCGCGCACTCGATGGACAGGGCATTAAGCCATGTAACCGAAGGAGTTGCATTTATGGAAACAGCAAGTGAATCTCTCGGTCATATTGTAAATTCTGTTCAGAAAACAGCAGATGAAATTGCCCAGATAGCAGCATCGGTAGAGGAGCAATCTGCAGCATCAGAAGAAATAGCAAGGAATATTGAGGATATATCTCACATTGCAAAGAAGACTCAGGAATCAACAGAGCATCTTAAGAGAATTTTTGATGAATTGAATACACTTTCACAGAGACTTAAGATGACAATAGATGAATTCAAATTCGAATAA
- a CDS encoding HAMP domain-containing protein: MLNVVESAAQKDFREKLPIIFLDEMGRLSESINKMSGELAGAMKNVARAASDLTKHATVFRPDRALDGQGIKPCNRRSCIYGNSK, encoded by the coding sequence GTGCTTAATGTAGTAGAAAGTGCTGCACAGAAGGATTTTAGAGAAAAGCTCCCGATAATATTCCTTGACGAGATGGGCAGGCTTTCAGAATCAATCAATAAGATGTCAGGAGAACTCGCTGGTGCCATGAAAAATGTTGCCCGTGCAGCGTCTGACCTAACAAAACATGCAACCGTCTTCAGACCAGACCGCGCACTCGATGGACAGGGCATTAAGCCATGTAACCGAAGGAGTTGCATTTATGGAAACAGCAAGTGA
- a CDS encoding hydrolase: MDRFYLDINNVLILIIDIQERLANVMKMREDVIKNCLHLIELSRMMNLPVVVTEQYPKGLGQTVTEIKDALPSYQPIEKLTFSCCEEPNFLNEIKRLNKKTIILTGMETHICVLQTCIGLVKEGFNVHVVKDAVCSRTKENHKTGIEFMRDVGAVITCTETVLFQLLKVAGTDEFKAISKRIK; the protein is encoded by the coding sequence ATGGATAGGTTTTATCTCGACATAAACAATGTATTGATTCTCATAATTGACATTCAGGAGAGGCTTGCAAATGTAATGAAGATGCGAGAAGATGTTATAAAAAATTGCTTACACTTAATTGAACTCTCCAGGATGATGAATTTGCCCGTTGTTGTTACCGAGCAATATCCAAAAGGATTAGGACAGACGGTCACAGAAATAAAAGACGCCCTGCCGTCTTATCAGCCAATAGAGAAACTTACATTTAGTTGTTGTGAAGAACCGAATTTTCTGAATGAAATAAAAAGGCTTAACAAAAAGACCATTATACTTACTGGTATGGAAACCCATATCTGTGTGCTTCAGACATGCATAGGTCTTGTAAAAGAAGGCTTTAATGTCCATGTTGTAAAAGATGCTGTCTGTTCAAGGACAAAAGAAAATCATAAGACAGGAATCGAATTTATGCGAGATGTAGGCGCTGTCATCACATGCACGGAAACAGTCTTGTTTCAGCTATTGAAGGTCGCTGGTACTGACGAATTCAAGGCGATTTCAAAGAGGATTAAATAG